The segment CCGCCATCACGATCAGCGCGACCCATTGGTCCTGGGGCCAGTAGGTGTTGGCGACGACAGGAGCGAGATTAAAACCGATCAGCATCACCACGGCTCCGGTGACTACTGGCGGCAACACCTTGTACACCACCCGACCGCCCATGAAGTGAATGATCAGGCCGATGACGGCAAGCACCAGACCACTGATCAGGATGGCCCCGGTGACTTCCGCCGAGGTGCCGCCCTGCGCTCGAATGGCTGCAACCCCGCCGACGAACGCCGCCGACGTGCCGAGATAACTGGGAACGCGGCCCTTGACGATGAGCAGGAAGATGATTGTGCAGAAGCCCGAGAGCATCACTGCCAGCTGCGGGTTGAGGCCCATGATGATGGGAAAAACGAACGTCGCGCCAAACATCGACACGACATGCTGGGCGCCGAGTCCCACCGTCCGTCCCCAGCTCAGGCGCTCGTTCGGAGCGACTACATCACCTGGCCGGATCGTCTTGCCATCGCCATGGAGCTTCCAGATTGGCATGTCGCTGCCTTTCTCCCGTGAGGATTTGGCCTCAGCCCGTGTTGTGCGGGCCTGAATCCCTAAAGACTTCGAAGGTGCAGTGTCAGCCTGGCGATCACCGGGCCAGCTGGTTCGAACGGTAGCCGACTGCTTTCGACGCCCGCGTGGTACAAACTTGCCAACCACTACGCCTGGTACTTGTCGCACTTTGTCGCAACCGGCCGGGCTGACGTGCTGGATTGCACATCCGTCGTGCCGGTTCCGTCGCGGATGTGGCAAATCGGTGCAGGGTACGCGAACCAGTAGCCGCGAAGTGCGCTGAGTTCGAGAACCAGTAGCCGCGCGAATTGTATGGTGGGCTTCATGCCTGATCTGCTTGAAGAGCTGTGGCCGCCCTATGGACTGAAGATCAGTTGCGGCCCGCTCACTCTGTCCCCGGTCCAGGACGGTGACTTTCTCGCTCTCGACCGGCTGGTGCAGTCCGGCGTGCACGATCCGAACCGGATGCCGTTCTTCGTTCCCTGGACTGACGGCGAGGCGGAAGACGTCCGTCTCCGGCTGCTGCAGTACCACTGGTCGCAGCGCGCGGCGATGAAGCCAGAGTCGTGGGCGCTTGAAACCGCTGTCCGGTTCGACGGCGTGATCGTGGGCTGTCAGGCAATCAAGACGAAAGACTACCGAGTCACCCGCACCGGTGAGACCGGCTCGTGGCTTGGCTTGGAACATCACGGCAAGGGCATTGGAACGCTGATGCGTCAGGTGATATGCGCCTTCATGTTCGACCATATGGACGCTGCCGAGGTCACGTCGGCGGCGTTCACCGACAACCCGGCCTCCCTCGCGGTGTCGCGCAAAGTTGGCTATCGCGACAACGGGACCGATCGAGTCGAGCGCAGGGACGACGAGCTGGCGATCAATCAGCGCCTGGTTCTGACGCCCGACTCTTTTGTCCGGCCGGAATACGAACTCACTGTGCAGGGACTGGCTCCGTTTCGGAAACTACTCGGCCTGGACCGCACTACTTCAGCCGGTCCTAACGTACGGGGCTAACGACGCCCGGACTAACGGCCTCTGGCCGAGGTAACGGGCAGAATGCTCTGGACGTACTCCCGCTCAAGTAAGCGACGGGAGTACGTGATTAGCCGCGCGATCCGAGCGGCTTTCCGTTTCGCTCGGCAATATGACGCGGCGCGGTGAGCGCAGGGTCGAGCTCGGGCGCGTTCTGTGGTGCTCCCCAAGCGGTCGTCAGCGGGAGAACCCCGGCCCAGATCCCGGCCTCGGCGTCCGGGCTGTCGCCGTCATCCGGCGGGCCGAACCGCAGCTTGACCGAGGCCTCATCGAGGGAAAGCGCGAGCAGGGAGGTGGCTGCCAGCTCCTTCCGGTTGGGCTGCCTGGCATGCTCCCATTGGCCGGGTGCACTCTGCTCGGTAAGAATGCGCAAGCCCTCGAGCTTCTCTTCCGTTTCTTCGACCAGGCGTGGAACGCCGTAGATCATTGCGCTGCGGTAATTGACCCCATGCTCGAAGACGGAACGTGCAAGCACGAGCCCGTCGACATGTGTCACCGTGACACACGCCGAGGCATCGGGAGCCTCCACGAGACTGCGGCTTGCCACCGAACCATGGATATAGAGAGTGGTTGCGGTCGCCCCGTACACCGTGGGAACCACCATGACGCTGCCGCGGACGACGACGCCGAGGTGACAGATGAACCCGGCACGCAAAATCGAGTGCAGATCCTCAGGGTCGAGGCTTCCCTGTTCCCGGAGTCGACGGTGATTTGTGCGTTCCGTGGCAGACAGCAGTTTCTCGGTGCGCATGGCTTCCACTCCGTTGTGCCCTTCTCATCATTGAGTCGATCCGGTACCAAACTCGCCTCTGGCGACTGATCTAGTGCGTAGTGCGGCTAGATGACACTATATACGTTGTAGATTTCCGATACCGCCGCGGAATTAGTGGGCGCGGCCGAATCTGAGCTTGCAGCTTTGGAGCTCTTGGAGCTCTTGGAGCTCGACCAGTCTCCCTGCATGTCGCCGTCCGGCTAGTGCGCGCGGCCTGCCGTCTGGCTAGCTTGCTCGGTCTGCAGTGCGGCAGGGGTATTCGGCTGCGCTCGGCCTGCAGTGCTGCGGCGGTTTGCTCGGCTGCCGCGGCGGGTGCCACGCGGCCGGGTTGTCCGACTGCTAGCGATTAATGCCGCGCATCGAAAGGATCTTCAATGCCAGGGACAAGTCAAGACGCAGCGTCGGCTGGCTGGTGAACGGTCCGAGCATCCGCTCCAGCTTGCTGATTCGATAGCGCAGCGTGTTGTAGTGGAAATGCAGGGTACGAGCGGTTTCGGCGACATTGATGTTGGTCGCCAGCAGCAGTTCCAGAGTGCGGCGCAGGTCTGTTGCCTCGGGAGTGTCCTCGGCAAGCTCCCGGAGGGTCTCTCGAGCAAACGACTCCAGCTCCGCTTCATCCTCGACCAGGCTCAGCAGCCGATAGACGCCGAGCTCGTCGAAGTGCGTGACCGCCGCTCCGCCGGAGATCTGCCTGCCTACCCTCAGCGCCGTGCGGGCCTGCGAGTACGCCATCGGGATCGATTCGGTTGATTCGCAGCTTCGGCTGATGCCCACGCTGAACGGCCGACGCCCGCCGCCGCCATCGCCCCGCACAACTCCCACCAGGTCCACGACCTTCTGAGTGGTCTGCTCCCGGTGGGCCGCACCCATGATGATGACGGTTTCAGTGGTGAGCGCTGCAACCGCTGCGCCTTCATCGCGGTGGCGCAGCGCTCCGGCGAATGCCTGAGCTTGTCTTTCCACCAGGGGGCGACGCACAGTGGTCTGCTCATCGACCTGATCCACCGGGTCCGGCTCGATAACGACGACGGTCAGCTCCCGGTCCAGGTCCCAACCGAAACTCCGTGCGTGCGTTACCGCCTGCGGGCCTGGTCCGGCTCGGCCAAGCAGCAGATCGCGAACGTAATCGGCGCGGTACTTCTCCTCGACGGCGGCCACCGCCCGGTCACGGGTAATCACCAGCGCGCAAACCGATGATGCCCGGTCGAGCGCGTACAGGTCCTCCTGGCCGAGCGTGCGGTCGAAAGCGAATGCCGCCACTCGGCCATGATCGACGTGACCGGCCAGCACCGGCGCCACGGCGACCGAGTCGACACAGGCCGACGCTGCACCGGCGGATTCTGCGCCGGCCGACGTTGCACCGGCCGATTCTGCACTGCCCGATTCTGCACTGGCCGACATAGCGCCCGACGAGTCGCGGGCCGCAGACACCGTCCCGGCGTCCCTGCGGGTTTGCCGCTTCACCTCGGTGGTGGACCTTGACGTTCCGTGGGCAGCCGGGCGGACCACGGGCAGCGGGTGGACGCCGAGCGCGCCTTCCAGCGCATCGGTTCGCAGCCGGCCGGTGCCGTCGAGAGCGGAGGAATCGCGGATCGCAGCGATCTGCTCCTCGGTTCCCGCGATAGTTATCTGCCGACCATCGGGAGTCGTCATCATGACGCCGGTGTTCATGGCGTGGGCGATGGCATTGCTGACCGCCTGCAACTCGCCGCCGGCCAGCACGATATCGACGAGGCGCCGCTGCAGCTTCTCGGCGTAATTCATCACTCGGACATGGCGGTTTGCCAGGTCGATGGAACCTTTGGTCAGCACATCGTCGAAGGACACGTCGGCGGGGATCGCGATGATCGGGAAGCCGAGTGTATCGGCCATATCGAGCGATTCCTGGGGGACTTCCTCGATGTAGCGGCCGAGCTTGATCCCGATTGCCGCAGCGTCCTTTTCGTGCAGCGCGGCTATCAGGGAAGTCAGGCGCTTGGGGTTCTTTCGAATGGCGTATCCGGCGGTGAGCAACAATTCGTTGGGTCGGACCCACCGCTCGATGTCGGGCACTTCCATCACGTTGAACCGGGAGACTTCGCGACCGGCTCCGGACTTGCCGGCAAGAATCTCGCTACCGCTCAGAGCTTCGGTCGCCAGCAGGCCGGCAACC is part of the Saxibacter everestensis genome and harbors:
- a CDS encoding GNAT family N-acetyltransferase; translation: MPDLLEELWPPYGLKISCGPLTLSPVQDGDFLALDRLVQSGVHDPNRMPFFVPWTDGEAEDVRLRLLQYHWSQRAAMKPESWALETAVRFDGVIVGCQAIKTKDYRVTRTGETGSWLGLEHHGKGIGTLMRQVICAFMFDHMDAAEVTSAAFTDNPASLAVSRKVGYRDNGTDRVERRDDELAINQRLVLTPDSFVRPEYELTVQGLAPFRKLLGLDRTTSAGPNVRG
- a CDS encoding PucR family transcriptional regulator; its protein translation is MDSSAAFDQDFAPGAKALLPDDMSVAGLLATEALSGSEILAGKSGAGREVSRFNVMEVPDIERWVRPNELLLTAGYAIRKNPKRLTSLIAALHEKDAAAIGIKLGRYIEEVPQESLDMADTLGFPIIAIPADVSFDDVLTKGSIDLANRHVRVMNYAEKLQRRLVDIVLAGGELQAVSNAIAHAMNTGVMMTTPDGRQITIAGTEEQIAAIRDSSALDGTGRLRTDALEGALGVHPLPVVRPAAHGTSRSTTEVKRQTRRDAGTVSAARDSSGAMSASAESGSAESAGATSAGAESAGAASACVDSVAVAPVLAGHVDHGRVAAFAFDRTLGQEDLYALDRASSVCALVITRDRAVAAVEEKYRADYVRDLLLGRAGPGPQAVTHARSFGWDLDRELTVVVIEPDPVDQVDEQTTVRRPLVERQAQAFAGALRHRDEGAAVAALTTETVIIMGAAHREQTTQKVVDLVGVVRGDGGGGRRPFSVGISRSCESTESIPMAYSQARTALRVGRQISGGAAVTHFDELGVYRLLSLVEDEAELESFARETLRELAEDTPEATDLRRTLELLLATNINVAETARTLHFHYNTLRYRISKLERMLGPFTSQPTLRLDLSLALKILSMRGINR
- a CDS encoding pyridoxamine 5'-phosphate oxidase family protein; amino-acid sequence: MRTEKLLSATERTNHRRLREQGSLDPEDLHSILRAGFICHLGVVVRGSVMVVPTVYGATATTLYIHGSVASRSLVEAPDASACVTVTHVDGLVLARSVFEHGVNYRSAMIYGVPRLVEETEEKLEGLRILTEQSAPGQWEHARQPNRKELAATSLLALSLDEASVKLRFGPPDDGDSPDAEAGIWAGVLPLTTAWGAPQNAPELDPALTAPRHIAERNGKPLGSRG